The following proteins are co-located in the Rheinheimera salexigens genome:
- the phoU gene encoding phosphate signaling complex protein PhoU, whose product MPNSKIGRHYSQAFDTELQQAVDRLLQMAALTQQQLTDAIAAFVEADHARAEQVVASDHRVNDFEVDIDEHCLDILARRQPAASDLRLVLTVLKSINDIERIGDLAKRVAKTLLEQADTDRPNQAQLDEIDVMGHRVLHMLQRACVSFERMDATDALTVLRKDKEIDQDYDRIVAQSISAMSNDSSQVGPSMQLFVIARALERIGDHSRNICQHVIFLCKGRNVAHFSDAELQQIVDKQRS is encoded by the coding sequence ATGCCCAATAGTAAAATCGGCCGCCATTATTCCCAAGCTTTTGATACCGAGTTACAACAAGCGGTGGATCGTTTGCTACAAATGGCTGCTTTAACTCAGCAGCAGTTAACGGATGCCATAGCCGCTTTTGTTGAAGCTGATCATGCTCGTGCTGAGCAAGTGGTAGCCAGCGACCATAGAGTAAATGACTTTGAAGTTGATATTGATGAACATTGTCTGGATATCTTAGCCCGCCGCCAACCCGCTGCTAGTGACTTGCGCTTAGTATTAACGGTATTAAAAAGCATTAACGATATTGAACGTATTGGCGATTTAGCCAAGCGGGTAGCAAAAACCTTATTAGAACAAGCCGATACGGACAGGCCTAATCAAGCGCAACTAGATGAAATAGATGTCATGGGCCATCGCGTATTGCATATGTTACAACGCGCTTGTGTCAGTTTTGAGCGGATGGACGCAACAGATGCTCTTACGGTACTGCGCAAAGATAAAGAGATTGATCAAGATTACGATCGTATTGTGGCGCAAAGCATTAGCGCCATGAGCAATGACAGCAGCCAAGTCGGCCCTAGCATGCAGCTATTTGTTATCGCCCGAGCGTTAGAGCGTATTGGCGATCATAGCCGTAATATTTGCCAGCATGTTATTTTTCTCTGCAAAGGGCGTAATGTAGCGCATTTTAGCGATGCCGAATTACAGCAGATTGTCGATAAGCAGCGCAGTTAA
- a CDS encoding TonB-dependent receptor domain-containing protein, with protein MSSKQALTFSRVSRSVLLALTSATTFISLATFAEQSVAVAAAPDQIEHIAITGRLISSAASAAAERREHTYVAEVLGMEQIARAGDSNAATALRRVTGLTLVKDKFIYVRGLGERYSSTLLNGAMVPSPDPTRNVMPLDMFPAGIIDSLVVQKAYSPDLPAAFGGGNVNIRTVSIPRQTSFSMALGTGYNSLNNEDGYVYSGGADDWRGKDDGTRAMSPLLQSALQQYGTITRTTIAQANGGITAANLAAADTELRNLGLAFNRDIAIRSSDVEPDLNASVSFGDRYSISDDIVFGMMSGLSYSRATDNIEQQERYYSVSGDNLVPLNRYDDISGTEHQVKLSGMLNFGVEFTPAHRIETTSLYLLDSKDEIKIKQGDSIETINEPNRNNTDTSIRYEERSLISQQIRGQHQLDDIAGLALDWQYTQAKARRDAPGEVDFRYLNEQQSDGSVQSFLRRNQNAVNYSFSDMNDRTKSANLNFSLPANIGKAELLFSGGYANFQRNRHAETNLFNFDTLGFSLSQLTDGFSDIFSDTNISNSSNGFKISNVTTQADDYVAAQIIDAGYAAIEINYDYLFKINLGLRYEDFKQLSLPLNANGDISGNVLDSVLVEQDFYPALSLTWFINDELQARFGYSKTVVRPDLREVTPVLYLDPLTEFKVTGYAGLTSTDINSAEARLEWYQDNSNYSVGVFYKDLSKPIEAIELSGSDGNLLMSFRNAQGGKIYGIEAEVLQQLDMFSGQLGDVADNFYLASNLTLSDSEISIQPLPGANLTHSKRGLSGHSKYVLNMQLGYDADNDQHHATLTYNVFGKRIAFAGVNDKDDAYEQPFNSLDLTYSYTPSENLSLKLAAKNLLDQDVEILQQGQILQRRAEGQDYSLSLSYNF; from the coding sequence ATGAGCAGCAAACAAGCCTTAACTTTTAGTCGTGTCAGTCGCAGTGTACTGCTAGCGCTGACATCGGCTACAACCTTTATATCCTTAGCCACCTTTGCTGAACAGAGTGTTGCTGTTGCAGCAGCGCCAGACCAGATAGAACATATTGCCATTACTGGTCGCTTAATTAGTTCTGCTGCCTCAGCGGCTGCCGAGCGGCGTGAGCATACCTATGTGGCAGAAGTGTTGGGCATGGAACAAATTGCCCGCGCAGGTGATAGCAATGCGGCGACAGCGTTGCGCCGAGTCACGGGCCTTACCTTAGTAAAAGATAAATTTATATATGTCAGAGGCTTAGGCGAGCGTTATTCAAGCACCTTACTTAATGGCGCTATGGTACCTAGTCCCGATCCTACTCGTAATGTCATGCCATTAGATATGTTTCCTGCTGGCATTATCGACAGCTTAGTGGTGCAAAAAGCTTACTCGCCAGATTTACCCGCGGCCTTTGGTGGCGGTAATGTTAATATTCGCACCGTGAGCATTCCCCGCCAAACCAGTTTTAGTATGGCCTTAGGCACCGGTTATAACAGCCTAAATAATGAGGACGGTTATGTGTATAGTGGCGGTGCTGATGACTGGCGAGGTAAAGACGACGGCACGCGTGCCATGTCACCGTTATTACAGTCGGCATTGCAGCAATATGGCACTATTACTCGCACTACTATTGCCCAAGCTAACGGCGGAATTACCGCAGCCAACCTTGCCGCTGCTGATACCGAGCTGCGTAATTTAGGTTTAGCCTTTAATCGCGATATTGCTATACGTTCTAGTGACGTTGAGCCTGATTTAAATGCCAGCGTATCTTTTGGTGATCGCTATAGCATCAGTGATGACATCGTGTTTGGTATGATGTCAGGCTTAAGTTATAGCCGCGCTACCGACAATATTGAGCAACAAGAGCGCTATTATTCTGTTTCTGGTGACAATTTAGTGCCTCTAAATCGCTATGATGACATTAGCGGTACCGAGCATCAGGTTAAATTATCTGGCATGCTAAATTTTGGTGTTGAATTTACTCCCGCTCACCGCATTGAAACCACTAGCTTGTACCTGCTTGATAGCAAAGATGAAATTAAAATTAAGCAAGGCGATAGTATTGAAACGATTAATGAGCCTAATCGCAACAATACCGATACCAGCATTCGCTATGAAGAACGCAGCCTTATTAGCCAACAAATACGCGGCCAGCACCAGTTAGATGATATCGCCGGTTTAGCGCTAGATTGGCAGTATACCCAAGCAAAAGCTCGCCGTGATGCACCAGGTGAGGTGGATTTTCGCTATTTAAACGAGCAGCAAAGTGACGGCAGCGTACAATCCTTTTTACGCCGTAATCAAAACGCGGTTAATTACAGTTTTAGCGATATGAACGATCGAACCAAAAGTGCCAATCTAAACTTTTCGTTACCAGCAAACATAGGCAAAGCTGAATTATTATTCAGTGGTGGTTACGCCAATTTTCAGCGCAATAGACATGCCGAAACCAATTTATTTAATTTTGATACATTAGGCTTTAGCCTATCCCAGCTTACTGACGGTTTTAGTGACATTTTCTCTGATACCAATATCAGCAACAGCAGCAATGGCTTTAAAATTTCTAACGTAACTACGCAAGCCGATGATTATGTCGCCGCGCAGATTATTGATGCTGGCTATGCTGCCATAGAAATTAATTATGATTACTTATTTAAAATAAACCTTGGTCTGCGCTACGAAGACTTTAAACAACTGTCATTACCCTTAAATGCCAACGGTGATATTAGCGGTAACGTGTTAGATTCTGTACTAGTAGAGCAAGACTTTTACCCTGCTTTATCATTAACTTGGTTTATTAATGATGAGCTACAAGCTAGATTTGGTTATAGCAAAACCGTGGTAAGACCCGACTTACGTGAAGTCACGCCAGTGCTGTACCTAGACCCATTAACCGAGTTTAAAGTGACCGGTTATGCTGGACTAACAAGCACCGATATTAATAGCGCTGAAGCGCGCTTAGAATGGTATCAAGATAATAGTAACTATAGCGTTGGCGTATTTTATAAAGACTTATCTAAGCCAATAGAAGCCATAGAGTTATCGGGCTCCGACGGTAATTTGTTAATGTCGTTCCGTAATGCTCAAGGTGGCAAAATTTACGGTATTGAAGCTGAAGTATTGCAACAACTGGATATGTTTAGTGGTCAACTGGGCGACGTTGCTGACAACTTTTATCTGGCATCGAACCTAACCTTAAGTGACTCTGAAATCAGCATTCAGCCGTTACCTGGCGCAAACCTGACTCATAGCAAACGCGGGCTAAGTGGCCATTCTAAATATGTGTTAAATATGCAGCTTGGTTATGACGCCGATAACGATCAGCACCATGCCACGCTAACTTATAATGTGTTTGGCAAGCGCATCGCTTTTGCCGGTGTGAATGATAAAGATGATGCCTATGAGCAACCGTTTAACTCGTTAGATTTAACCTATAGCTATACGCCAAGCGAGAATTTAAGCTTGAAACTAGCCGCGAAAAACTTGCTAGATCAAGATGTCGAAATATTACAGCAAGGCCAAATATTACAACGTCGAGCCGAAGGCCAAGACTATAGTTTAAGCCTAAGCTATAACTTTTAA